A stretch of the Ensifer sp. PDNC004 genome encodes the following:
- a CDS encoding LysR family transcriptional regulator translates to MRDQKPSTAGELVDSTLFRSGLKISHLRLILAIDDHRRISAAADALGISQPAASRMLSEIETMLKAPVCERVARGVLLTPYGEALARRARSIFLELREASREINELKTGSGGSVSLGSVTGPALNLAVPAIRQVMTAYPGIEINVQIENSNVLARELLAARHDFIIGRIPDDQPPRLFNMVEIGYEEVCLIVRDGHPLLDKPMVVAEDLPSYDWVFQPPGTLLRRAVEDSFVAAGVRLPATVINTSSIILTLSIVRNTNAIAPVALDVANLIAGNGTPAGEIRILKTEIPIRIKPYGLITAEGRALPPSAKLLYDLILKQGRA, encoded by the coding sequence ATGCGCGATCAGAAACCGAGCACCGCCGGCGAACTCGTCGATTCGACGCTCTTCCGCTCGGGCCTGAAGATCAGCCACCTCCGCCTGATTCTCGCGATCGACGATCACCGCCGTATCAGCGCCGCCGCCGACGCCCTCGGCATCTCGCAACCGGCGGCATCGCGCATGCTCTCGGAAATCGAGACCATGCTGAAGGCGCCGGTGTGCGAACGCGTGGCGCGTGGCGTCCTGTTGACGCCCTATGGCGAAGCGCTGGCGCGGCGCGCGCGCAGTATATTTCTGGAGCTGCGGGAGGCATCGCGCGAGATCAACGAGCTGAAGACCGGCAGCGGCGGTTCGGTCTCGCTCGGCTCTGTCACGGGCCCGGCGCTCAACCTCGCTGTACCCGCCATCCGCCAGGTGATGACCGCCTATCCCGGCATCGAGATCAACGTCCAGATCGAAAACAGCAACGTGCTGGCCAGGGAACTGCTCGCCGCCCGACACGATTTCATCATCGGCCGCATCCCCGACGACCAGCCGCCGCGGCTCTTCAACATGGTGGAGATCGGCTACGAGGAAGTCTGCCTGATCGTGCGCGACGGCCATCCGCTGCTCGACAAGCCCATGGTCGTCGCCGAGGACCTGCCCTCCTATGACTGGGTATTCCAGCCGCCCGGCACGCTTCTGAGGCGCGCGGTCGAAGACAGTTTCGTCGCGGCAGGGGTGCGGTTGCCGGCGACCGTGATCAACACCTCGTCGATCATCCTGACGCTGTCGATCGTGCGCAACACAAACGCAATTGCACCAGTGGCGCTCGACGTCGCCAACCTGATTGCCGGCAACGGCACGCCGGCCGGGGAAATCCGCATCCTGAAGACCGAGATCCCGATCCGCATCAAACCCTATGGGCTGATCACCGCCGAGGGACGCGCGCTGCCGCCGAGCGCCAAGCTGCTCTACGACCTGATCCTCAAGCAAGGCCGCGCCTGA
- the araD gene encoding L-arabinonate dehydratase: protein MKKKAEWPRKLRSQDWFGGTGKNAIMHRSWMKNQGLPADTFDGRPIIGICNTWSELTPCNAHLRDLAERVKRGVYEAGGFPVEFPVFSVGESTLRPTAMMFRNLAAMDVEEAIRGNPVDGVVLLGGCDKTTPSLLMGAASVDIPVILVSGGPMLNGKWRGKDVGSGTAIWQFSEMVKSGEMSLAEFMDAEQGMARSAGSCMTMGTASTMASMAEALGMTLPGNAAIPAVDARRRVISQLSGRRIVDMVKEDLKPSDILTKQAFENAIRVNGAVGGSTNAVLHLLALAGRVGVDLSLDDWDRLGRDVPTIVNLQPSGKYLMEEFYYAGGLPVVIKAVGEMGLLHKDTVTVTGDTIWNDVKDVVNYNDDVIVPRDKALTKSGGIAVLRGNLAPKGCVLKPSAASPHLMQHKGRAVVFESIEDYHARINSEDLDIDETCVMVLKYCGPKGYPGMAEVGNMGLPPKVLKKGITDMIRISDARMSGTAYGTVILHTAPEAADGGPLALVQNGDMIAVDVPARTIHLDVSDEELARRRAAWVSPVMPLKGGYAGLYVKSVMQADTGADLDFLVGPRGAEIPMNRDSH from the coding sequence ATGAAGAAGAAAGCTGAATGGCCGCGCAAGCTGCGTTCGCAGGATTGGTTCGGCGGCACCGGCAAGAATGCCATCATGCACCGCTCCTGGATGAAGAACCAGGGCCTGCCCGCCGACACCTTCGATGGCCGTCCGATCATCGGCATCTGTAACACCTGGTCGGAGTTGACGCCGTGCAACGCGCATCTGCGTGACCTTGCCGAGCGGGTGAAGCGTGGCGTCTATGAGGCCGGCGGCTTCCCGGTCGAGTTTCCGGTGTTTTCCGTCGGCGAAAGCACGCTGCGTCCGACGGCGATGATGTTCCGCAACCTCGCGGCGATGGACGTCGAAGAAGCGATCCGCGGCAATCCGGTCGATGGCGTCGTGCTGCTTGGCGGCTGCGACAAGACCACGCCGAGCCTGTTGATGGGCGCTGCCAGCGTCGATATCCCGGTTATCCTCGTCTCCGGCGGCCCGATGCTGAATGGCAAGTGGCGCGGCAAGGACGTCGGCTCCGGCACGGCAATCTGGCAATTCTCGGAAATGGTGAAGTCCGGCGAGATGTCGCTCGCCGAATTCATGGACGCGGAGCAGGGCATGGCCCGCTCGGCCGGCAGCTGCATGACCATGGGCACGGCCTCGACGATGGCCTCGATGGCCGAAGCGCTCGGCATGACCCTGCCCGGCAATGCGGCGATCCCTGCCGTCGATGCCCGCCGCCGGGTGATCTCCCAGCTCTCCGGCCGCCGCATCGTCGACATGGTCAAGGAGGATCTGAAGCCTTCGGATATCCTGACGAAGCAGGCCTTCGAGAACGCCATTCGCGTCAACGGCGCTGTCGGCGGCTCGACCAACGCCGTGCTGCACCTCTTGGCGCTTGCCGGCCGTGTCGGTGTCGACCTCAGTCTCGACGATTGGGATCGCCTCGGCCGCGACGTGCCGACGATCGTCAACCTGCAGCCGTCGGGCAAGTACCTGATGGAGGAGTTCTATTATGCCGGCGGCCTGCCGGTCGTGATCAAGGCCGTTGGCGAAATGGGCCTCCTTCACAAGGATACTGTGACCGTCACCGGTGACACGATCTGGAACGACGTCAAGGATGTCGTCAACTACAACGACGACGTGATCGTGCCGCGCGACAAGGCGCTGACCAAGTCAGGTGGCATCGCCGTGCTGCGCGGCAACCTGGCGCCGAAGGGCTGCGTGTTGAAGCCGTCCGCCGCTTCGCCGCACCTGATGCAGCACAAGGGCCGGGCGGTCGTGTTCGAGAGCATCGAGGACTACCACGCACGCATCAACAGCGAGGATCTCGACATCGACGAGACCTGCGTGATGGTGCTGAAATATTGCGGCCCGAAGGGCTATCCGGGCATGGCCGAGGTCGGCAATATGGGCCTGCCGCCGAAGGTGTTGAAGAAGGGCATTACCGACATGATCCGCATCTCGGATGCGCGCATGTCCGGTACCGCCTACGGCACCGTGATCCTGCATACCGCGCCGGAAGCCGCCGACGGTGGGCCGCTGGCCCTGGTTCAAAACGGCGACATGATCGCCGTCGACGTACCCGCCCGCACCATCCATCTCGACGTCTCCGACGAAGAATTGGCCCGCCGTCGTGCGGCCTGGGTCTCTCCGGTGATGCCGCTCAAGGGTGGTTATGCCGGCCTCTACGTCAAGAGCGTGATGCAGGCCGACACGGGCGCGGATCTCGACTTCCTCGTCGGTCCGCGGGGCGCGGAAATTCCGATGAACCGCGACAGCCACTGA
- the araD1 gene encoding AraD1 family protein, with amino-acid sequence MLISQIRNEDGSITVAVRQPGEAAHAVNGAASVYALAMEAANAGRSLKETIEAKGLGAAVDLDKAYAEGRFLPPITHPDPAHLHLTGTGLTHLGSAATRDAMHKKTSEAAEETLTDSMKMFRMGLEGGKPKSGETGVQPEWFYKGNGTSAVAPGDALVSPAFAEDGGEEPEMAGIYVISDKGVPFRIGFAVANEFSDHKTERVNYLWLAHSKLRQASFGPEIRIGVAPEDIRGMSRILRGGKVLWEKPFLSGEANMSHSFANLEHHHFKYGLFRQPGDVHVHMFGTATLSFGDGIRTEEGDVFEIEASGFGLPLRNALAIAADEEVAIRQL; translated from the coding sequence GTGCTGATTTCGCAGATCAGGAACGAAGACGGATCGATCACGGTGGCGGTGCGGCAGCCCGGTGAGGCGGCGCATGCGGTGAACGGTGCGGCGAGCGTCTATGCGCTGGCGATGGAAGCGGCCAATGCCGGGCGCAGCCTGAAGGAGACGATCGAGGCCAAGGGTCTCGGGGCCGCCGTCGACCTCGACAAGGCCTATGCGGAGGGACGCTTCCTGCCGCCGATCACCCATCCGGATCCGGCGCACTTGCATCTGACCGGCACGGGGCTCACGCACTTGGGCTCGGCTGCGACCCGCGACGCCATGCACAAGAAGACAAGCGAGGCAGCCGAGGAAACGTTGACGGACTCGATGAAGATGTTCCGCATGGGCCTCGAAGGCGGCAAGCCGAAATCAGGCGAGACCGGCGTGCAGCCTGAATGGTTCTACAAGGGCAACGGCACGTCCGCCGTGGCGCCCGGTGATGCGCTCGTTTCGCCCGCTTTTGCCGAGGACGGCGGCGAAGAGCCGGAAATGGCCGGCATCTACGTTATCTCTGACAAGGGCGTTCCGTTCCGTATCGGTTTCGCCGTTGCCAACGAGTTCTCCGACCACAAGACCGAACGGGTCAACTACCTCTGGCTGGCGCATTCGAAGCTGCGTCAGGCAAGCTTCGGTCCGGAAATCCGCATCGGCGTGGCGCCGGAGGATATCCGTGGCATGTCGCGCATCCTGCGCGGCGGAAAGGTGCTCTGGGAAAAGCCGTTCCTGTCGGGCGAAGCCAACATGTCGCACAGCTTCGCCAATCTTGAGCATCACCATTTCAAGTATGGCCTGTTCCGCCAGCCGGGCGACGTGCACGTGCACATGTTCGGCACGGCAACGCTGTCCTTCGGTGACGGCATCCGCACCGAGGAAGGCGACGTGTTCGAGATCGAGGCTTCGGGCTTCGGCCTGCCGCTTCGCAACGCGCTTGCCATCGCGGCAGACGAAGAAGTCGCGATCCGTCAGCTCTGA
- a CDS encoding aldehyde dehydrogenase family protein, which produces MTLHQNLIAGEWVGGDGVANINPSDTNDVVGEYARASADDARAAIAAAKAAFPAWSRSGILERHAILRKTADEILARKDELGRLLSREEGKTLAEGIGETVRASQIFDFFAGECLRLAGEVLPSARPNIGVEITREPVGVVGIITPWNFPIAIPAWKIAPALCYGNTVVFKPAELVPGSSWAIVDILHRAGLPKGVLNLVMGKGSVVGQAMLDSPDVHAITFTGSTGTGKCVALASVEHNRKYQLEMGGKNPFVVLDDADLNVAVEAAVNSAFFSTGQRCTASSRLIVTEGIHDRFVAAMGERMKGLVIDDALKAGTQIGPVVDQSQLNQDTDYIAIGKQEGAKLAFGGELLKRDTPGFYLQPALFTEATNAMRISREEIFGPVASVIRVRDYDEALSVANDTPFGLSSGIATTSLKHATHFKRNAEAGMVMVNLPTAGVDFHVPFGGRKGSSHGSREQGRYAAEFYTTVKTAYTLA; this is translated from the coding sequence ATGACATTGCACCAAAACCTGATTGCCGGCGAATGGGTCGGTGGTGACGGGGTTGCCAACATCAACCCGTCCGACACCAACGACGTGGTCGGCGAATATGCCCGCGCGTCAGCGGACGATGCGCGGGCGGCGATTGCCGCTGCGAAGGCGGCGTTTCCGGCCTGGTCGCGCTCCGGCATCCTCGAGCGCCATGCGATCCTGAGAAAAACCGCCGACGAGATCCTTGCCCGCAAGGACGAGCTCGGCAGGCTGTTGTCGCGCGAGGAAGGCAAGACATTGGCCGAAGGCATCGGCGAGACGGTGCGCGCCAGCCAGATCTTCGACTTCTTCGCCGGCGAATGCCTGCGGTTGGCGGGCGAAGTGCTGCCGTCGGCAAGGCCCAATATCGGCGTCGAGATCACCCGAGAACCGGTCGGCGTCGTCGGCATCATCACGCCCTGGAATTTCCCGATCGCCATTCCTGCCTGGAAGATCGCGCCGGCGCTTTGTTACGGCAACACCGTTGTCTTCAAGCCGGCCGAGCTGGTGCCCGGCAGTTCCTGGGCGATCGTCGATATCCTGCACCGCGCCGGCCTGCCGAAGGGCGTGTTGAACCTCGTCATGGGCAAGGGCTCGGTCGTCGGCCAGGCGATGCTCGACAGCCCCGACGTGCACGCCATCACCTTTACCGGCTCGACCGGTACCGGCAAATGCGTCGCACTGGCTTCGGTCGAGCACAATCGCAAATACCAGCTGGAGATGGGCGGCAAGAACCCCTTTGTCGTGCTCGACGATGCCGATCTCAATGTCGCGGTCGAGGCAGCGGTCAATTCCGCCTTCTTCTCCACCGGCCAGCGCTGCACCGCGTCGTCCCGCCTCATCGTCACCGAGGGCATTCATGATCGTTTCGTTGCCGCGATGGGCGAGCGGATGAAGGGGCTTGTTATCGACGACGCCTTGAAGGCAGGCACCCAGATCGGTCCGGTGGTCGACCAGAGCCAGCTCAACCAGGACACCGACTATATCGCCATCGGAAAGCAGGAAGGCGCCAAGCTTGCCTTCGGCGGCGAGCTCTTGAAACGCGACACGCCCGGCTTCTACCTGCAGCCGGCGCTGTTTACCGAGGCGACAAACGCCATGCGCATTTCCCGCGAAGAGATCTTCGGGCCGGTCGCATCGGTCATCCGGGTCAGGGACTACGACGAAGCGCTCTCTGTCGCCAACGACACACCCTTCGGCCTGTCGTCGGGCATCGCCACCACCAGCCTCAAGCACGCGACCCATTTCAAGCGCAATGCGGAAGCGGGCATGGTGATGGTCAACCTGCCGACGGCGGGCGTCGACTTCCATGTGCCGTTTGGCGGCCGCAAGGGCTCGTCGCACGGATCGCGCGAGCAGGGACGCTACGCCGCCGAGTTCTACACAACCGTCAAGACGGCCTACACGCTCGCCTGA
- the mmsB gene encoding multiple monosaccharide ABC transporter permease yields the protein MVADTSTQNNNPSIGDYLKNNIREYGLLVALVVIMLFFQFVTNGVLFKPVNITNLVLQNSFIVIMALGMLLIIVAGHIDLSVGSIVAFIGAISAIMLVKWGLPAIVVIPACLIVGGIMGAAQGYWVAYQKIPSFIVTLAGMLVFRGLTYVVLGGRPIGPFPKEFQLLSTGFVPDFLYFLNPAPETIQNMVALVAVIALVGYAIYAGIRDRKINEQHGTENEPFIFFAVQMAVIAAVALFIGFQLATYRGLPNVLIAMAVLIALYTFITTRSTIGRRIYAMGGNVKATKLSGINTERLTFYTFVNMGVLAALAGMIITARLNSATPKAGVGFELDVIAACFIGGASASGGVGKIIGAVIGAFIMGVMNNGMSIMGIGIDYQQLIKGLVLLAAVFFDVYNKNKG from the coding sequence ATGGTCGCCGATACGAGCACCCAAAACAACAACCCCTCGATCGGGGACTACCTCAAGAACAACATCCGCGAATACGGCCTGCTGGTCGCGCTCGTCGTGATCATGCTGTTCTTCCAGTTCGTCACGAATGGCGTCCTGTTCAAGCCGGTCAACATCACCAACCTGGTGCTGCAGAACTCGTTCATCGTCATCATGGCGCTCGGCATGCTGCTGATCATCGTCGCCGGGCATATCGACCTGTCGGTCGGCTCGATCGTCGCCTTCATCGGCGCGATTTCGGCGATCATGCTGGTCAAATGGGGCCTGCCGGCCATCGTCGTCATCCCCGCCTGTCTGATCGTTGGCGGCATCATGGGGGCGGCGCAGGGCTATTGGGTTGCCTACCAGAAGATCCCGTCCTTCATCGTCACACTGGCCGGCATGCTGGTTTTTCGCGGGCTCACCTATGTGGTGCTCGGCGGCCGCCCGATCGGTCCGTTCCCGAAGGAATTCCAGCTGCTGTCGACGGGCTTCGTTCCGGATTTCCTCTATTTCCTCAACCCGGCGCCCGAGACAATCCAGAACATGGTGGCGCTCGTCGCCGTCATCGCGCTGGTCGGCTACGCGATCTATGCGGGCATTCGCGACCGCAAGATCAACGAGCAGCACGGCACGGAAAACGAGCCGTTCATCTTCTTCGCCGTGCAGATGGCGGTCATCGCCGCCGTGGCGCTGTTCATCGGCTTCCAGCTCGCGACCTATCGCGGCCTGCCGAACGTGCTGATCGCCATGGCCGTGCTGATCGCGCTCTACACCTTCATCACCACCCGATCGACGATCGGCCGGCGCATCTATGCGATGGGCGGCAACGTGAAGGCGACAAAGCTTTCGGGCATCAATACCGAACGGCTGACCTTCTACACCTTCGTCAACATGGGCGTGCTTGCCGCACTCGCCGGCATGATCATCACCGCACGGCTCAACTCGGCCACGCCGAAAGCGGGTGTCGGCTTCGAGCTCGACGTGATCGCGGCCTGCTTCATCGGCGGCGCCTCGGCGTCGGGCGGCGTCGGCAAGATCATCGGGGCTGTCATCGGCGCCTTCATCATGGGCGTGATGAACAACGGCATGTCGATCATGGGCATCGGCATCGATTACCAGCAACTGATCAAGGGCCTCGTGCTCCTCGCTGCGGTGTTCTTCGATGTCTACAACAAGAACAAGGGTTGA
- the chvE gene encoding multiple monosaccharide ABC transporter substrate-binding protein encodes MKLMTSLLAAAAISIASFAAPAFAQDKGTVGISMPTKTSTRWISDGETMEKLFKEAGYTPDLQFADDDIPNQLAQIENMVTKGAKVLVIGAIDGTTLSDILQKAHDAGVKVIAYDRLIRDSGNVDYYATFDNFQVGVQQATSLVQGLKLDGATEPKNIELFGGSPDDNNAFFFYDGAMSVLQPLIDSKKIVVKSGQKGMDQVGTLRWDGAVAQARMENLLSSNYTDAKVDGVLSPYDGLSIGIISALKGVGYGSGDMAMPAVTGQDAELPSVKSILAGEQYSSIFKDTRELAKVTVGMVNAIMEGKEPEVNDTKTYDNGVKVVPSYLLKPVAVDKSNIKDVLVSSGYYTEDQINN; translated from the coding sequence ATGAAATTGATGACTTCGCTTCTCGCAGCCGCCGCGATTTCGATCGCGTCCTTCGCTGCACCGGCATTTGCGCAGGACAAGGGCACGGTCGGCATTTCCATGCCGACGAAGACGTCGACCCGCTGGATTTCCGACGGCGAGACCATGGAGAAGCTGTTCAAGGAAGCGGGCTACACGCCGGACCTGCAGTTCGCTGACGACGACATCCCGAACCAGCTTGCCCAGATCGAAAACATGGTGACCAAGGGTGCCAAGGTTCTCGTCATCGGCGCCATCGACGGCACGACGCTCTCCGACATCCTGCAGAAGGCGCACGACGCCGGCGTCAAGGTCATCGCCTATGACCGCCTGATCCGCGACTCGGGCAATGTCGACTACTACGCCACCTTCGACAACTTCCAGGTTGGCGTGCAGCAGGCAACCTCGCTCGTCCAGGGCCTCAAGCTCGACGGCGCAACCGAGCCGAAGAACATCGAACTGTTCGGCGGTTCGCCTGACGATAACAACGCCTTCTTCTTCTACGATGGCGCGATGTCGGTCCTGCAGCCGCTGATCGACAGCAAGAAGATCGTGGTCAAGTCCGGCCAGAAGGGCATGGACCAGGTCGGCACGCTGCGTTGGGACGGTGCCGTTGCCCAGGCCCGCATGGAAAACCTGCTGTCGTCGAACTACACCGACGCCAAGGTCGATGGCGTTCTGTCGCCTTATGACGGCCTGTCGATCGGCATCATCTCGGCGCTGAAGGGCGTCGGTTACGGCTCGGGCGACATGGCGATGCCTGCCGTGACCGGTCAGGACGCCGAGCTGCCGTCGGTCAAGTCGATCCTTGCCGGCGAACAGTATTCGTCGATCTTCAAGGACACGCGCGAACTCGCCAAGGTCACCGTCGGCATGGTCAACGCGATCATGGAAGGCAAGGAGCCGGAAGTGAACGACACCAAGACCTATGACAACGGCGTCAAGGTGGTTCCGTCCTACCTCTTGAAGCCGGTTGCCGTCGACAAGTCCAACATCAAGGACGTGCTGGTTTCCTCCGGTTACTACACCGAAGACCAGATCAATAATTGA
- the mmsA gene encoding multiple monosaccharide ABC transporter ATP-binding protein → MDNIILEMRGITKTFPGVKALDNVSFKVREGEIHALVGENGAGKSTLMKVLSGVYPAGTYDGEIHYGGEARRFSTISDSEDLGIIIIHQELALVPLLSIAENIFLGNEIASNGVIHWPQTFARTQELLKKVGLSESPATLITDIGVGKQQLVEIAKALSKKVRLLILDEPTASLNETDSDALLKLLMEFRTQGMTSIIISHKLNEIRKVADQITILRDGGTVETLDCHSEDIGEDRIIKGMVGRAMEDRYPPREPKIGETLLEVKNWNVFHQQHRDRQFLHDVNFTVRAGEVVGIAGLMGAGRTETAMSLFGKSWGHKITGDVKMRGKPVDVSTIPRAIDAGLAYVTEDRKQLGLVLINNIKENTTLSNLKAVAANGVIDDRKEAKVASDYRSKLRIRSHSIYQETVNLSGGNQQKVVLSKWLFTNPEVLILDEPTRGIDIGAKYEIYTIINQLAAEGKGILMISSEMPELLGTCDRIYVMNEGRIVAELSKAEASQESIMRAIMRSGEKH, encoded by the coding sequence ATGGACAATATCATTCTTGAAATGCGGGGCATCACCAAGACGTTTCCGGGCGTCAAGGCGCTGGACAATGTCAGCTTCAAGGTCCGCGAAGGCGAGATCCACGCACTCGTCGGCGAAAACGGCGCCGGCAAGTCGACGCTGATGAAGGTGCTGAGCGGCGTCTATCCCGCCGGCACCTATGACGGCGAGATCCACTATGGCGGCGAAGCCCGTCGCTTCTCGACGATTTCCGACAGCGAAGACCTCGGCATCATCATCATCCACCAGGAACTGGCGCTGGTGCCGCTGCTTTCGATCGCCGAGAACATCTTCCTCGGCAACGAGATCGCCAGCAACGGCGTGATCCACTGGCCGCAGACCTTTGCCCGCACCCAGGAACTCTTGAAGAAGGTGGGCCTCAGCGAGAGCCCGGCGACGCTGATCACCGACATCGGTGTCGGCAAGCAGCAGTTGGTCGAGATCGCCAAGGCGCTATCGAAGAAGGTGCGGCTGTTGATCCTCGACGAGCCGACCGCCTCGCTCAACGAAACCGACTCCGATGCGCTTTTGAAGCTGCTCATGGAGTTTCGCACGCAGGGCATGACCTCGATCATCATCTCGCACAAGCTGAACGAGATCCGGAAGGTCGCCGACCAGATCACCATCCTGCGCGATGGCGGCACGGTCGAGACGCTCGACTGTCACAGCGAAGACATCGGCGAAGACCGGATCATCAAGGGTATGGTCGGCCGCGCCATGGAAGACCGCTATCCGCCGCGCGAACCGAAGATTGGCGAGACGCTGCTCGAAGTTAAGAACTGGAACGTCTTCCATCAGCAGCACCGCGATCGTCAGTTCCTGCACGACGTCAATTTCACGGTGCGCGCCGGCGAGGTCGTCGGCATCGCCGGGTTGATGGGGGCAGGGCGCACCGAAACGGCGATGAGCCTCTTCGGCAAGTCCTGGGGCCACAAGATCACCGGCGACGTGAAGATGCGCGGCAAGCCCGTCGACGTCAGCACCATTCCGCGGGCGATCGATGCGGGGCTTGCCTATGTCACCGAGGACCGCAAGCAGCTCGGTCTCGTGCTGATCAACAACATCAAGGAGAACACGACGCTCTCCAACCTGAAGGCGGTGGCCGCAAACGGCGTCATCGACGATCGCAAGGAAGCGAAGGTCGCTTCCGACTATCGCTCGAAGCTGCGCATCCGCTCGCACTCGATCTATCAGGAAACGGTCAACCTTTCGGGCGGCAACCAGCAGAAGGTCGTCTTGTCCAAATGGTTGTTCACCAATCCGGAAGTTCTCATTCTCGACGAGCCGACACGCGGCATCGATATCGGCGCGAAGTATGAGATCTACACCATCATCAACCAGCTTGCCGCCGAGGGTAAGGGCATCCTGATGATCTCATCGGAAATGCCGGAGCTGCTTGGAACCTGCGATCGCATCTACGTCATGAACGAAGGCCGCATCGTCGCGGAGCTTTCGAAGGCGGAAGCGAGTCAGGAATCCATCATGCGTGCCATCATGCGTTCAGGGGAGAAACACTAA